The DNA sequence acCCTGTGTTAATGGTGATTGGCTTTATACTTCTAAATGGTGAAGGTACATGTCTTCTGGCTTTATACCATATGTTGGTTAAGAATTTGCAAGATGGAATCTATCAATGAACgatttttttttgtcatagtGATTGTATTTGCTATTTCATTTGCTTATTTATGTATTGAAGATGAACATTCTTCCCTGAATTAAAGTTGTcattttttgattattttttattgattcaCATGAGCTTAAATAACAACCAATACAGTTGATCTTTTTATTTACCTATTAGAAATCATTTTGTCAGTCAAGGCTTTCTCCACTGGCTTGAGTAGAAATTGGCACTTCAGGGGTGATATCATATTGAATCTTGTCATAAGACCTTGTTTCATCACCGATGGGGCATTTTTGTTTGCGAGTACTCTAAAGTCAGTCTGATGCATAGTTCAAGGTATCACTAAATTCAGATGTGATATAGCCAAACATACCAGTATCATCCATGGTGGATTTGATTGTTTCAGTCTTTTTTTGTCGCATGGCTGGAAACAGTAGGAGACTAGATAGCTGCCTTAACTTGCAAAAAATTGACTTGAGGTTTGATGCATGGAAGAACACTTTTGTAAACATGGTGATCGATTGAAGTTAGTAATCTCAAAGGAAGCTATTAGATGCCTTGTCTGCAGTCTCTTGGAATACCTGGTTGGCCCACAATAGGGCAATCTTTTATCTCTTGGCAACTTCACAAATCATGCTTATTAGTAACATGTTTCAGTATCTTTTTGGATCGAGGCTTATGCTGAATATCGTTCCTATTCCTCCTTGCTATTTCATCAAGTGCATGTATGTTGTATCACTAGGACTTTAGGCGACATcaatttttgttcactcctttcatATTTTCACTTGTTTCGTAAGTTCTCTTTCCTTTGATTGACTCTTGCAGACATCTAGATCCTCTCCCTCCCCAACAGCAGTGGTGCAATTTGAATCGCATGAGAGCAGTAGAGTGATGGCAGTGGCACCAACAATGGGTTGGCATAGATTAGGCAGTCTTTTCTCCTTGTCTACCTTTCCTTTTCTTGTCTTCTCTTCTCATCCTTTTATTCTTTCCTTTTCTCTTTCTTGTGTCAGCAATTTGAATGTTAGGAACCATGACTCTTGACAGTTAAGAGTCATAATTTCTATGCATTTCCATTTCCAAATTACTGGAACCATATATTGATGATGATTATTGCTATTAATGTCCTAAGGGGTGATGGAACCAAAAGCAAATACTTGATGAAAAGAGAATTTGGCCTTACAGTGCTGGTAGAGTCATAAAGGAACTTGGTGTAGAATCTACTGTGTCAGAAGGGAAAGCAGGAGAATGTGTTGCGATAAAAATAATGGGGAGATTAAAAATCAGAAGCAAGTCAAGTTTCTCAGGTTACCAAACCACACAAACTTGGCACGAAATGGAGTCAACTGTCAAGTCAGGAATTTTCCAGAGCTTGACCATTCCCATTTAAGTCACTTCATTAAATTTGAGTGGACTCACCCAAGTATATCAAGTAGACTGAAGAAAATAtggtttatattatatattagtaGTCTTGAAGTTTAGTGGATTTTCAAATGTCATGTTACAGCATTTATTTGATATTGGCAACCATAATTTGAAGTTGTATATCACTAGAAGCCATTACTGAAGTTTGTGATGGTGATATGTATTTGTGTTGCTATTCCTctttttttctctcccttttttCTGCACTCAGTAACATTCGTGGATATATTGCAGCTATATTAGCATACAAGACGATGCCAGGAACCAAGAGCTTCAAAAAGGCAGTGCATCTATCAATTCagttccttgctttatgtttgggCTTAATTGGCACATGGGCTGCTTTAAAGTTCCACAATGACAAGGGCATTGATAACTTCTACAGTCTGCACTCATGGTTGGGGCTTGCATGTATCCTGCTATTTTCTATCCAGGTGCTTTATATGTTGATGCTTTCGGAACCTACCATTTAACCTCGTGAGCAAATGGGTTTCTTTTCTACCACTTCTACCAAGTGATTTTTAACTTGATTTGTGTGCAGTGGGGAATGGGGTTTGCTACCTTCTGGTATCCTGGTGGCTCAAGAAGTAGCAGAGCTTTCTTGCTTCCTTGGCATGTATTTTTCGGGGCATACATATATGCTCTTGCCGTGGTTACAGCGATAACTGGCCTCTTGGAAAAGGCTACTTTTCTTCAGGCCAGCAAGACAATATTACGCTACTCAAATGAGGCTTTATTAATCAACTCCTTAGGCATTTTGCTCGTTCTTCTTGGGGGGCTTGTTATTCTTGCACTCGTTACGCCAGGAACTGCGAGATCTGATCTACAGAGAGGAAACTCTGAATAGGGAATTATTCATTTGTGCTGATTATTTTATGGTATTTTCATCTGGAATTGTGCTTGTTCATCATTAGCATGAGCTTGTTTTGCACTGAAGCAGGTAGgctgaaatatgtttttttttttaatctgtgcACTGTATAATCATTTTGCCCTGCTTAACAATTAATGTATTTTTTtgctagtttgaaaattttggagtttgaGGGCAGAAATGCTTGTTTTTCCCTGTATTGTGTGCTTCCTGTCTTACTACACTATTATCATCCATGCCTGGTGTTTCAGTATTTGCACTTAAAACTGAGTCTGTCTTGTGTGTTTGTTCCTCTACACTAAAAATAACTTCTTGGTGACCTAATTTTCCAGAAATGAATAAATCCATCAACTTTTGCTATGAGGCAGGTTGAAGATGAACAACTGAGCATGTGAAATGCATTGATACGAGTGACTGACAAAAAAAATTCAACTAGTAAGTTTTCATCATCTAGTTTCTAGCTGCCTCTTCATTTGCTCATTGAGACAGTGAGATATGCTTCTGGAATTGGTTATTATTGCTCACCATTTATGTTTACTACTGAGTTCAATTAAACTTTTAAGACCACCCATAAGTAGGACCAGTTCTTTATTAGAAAGGCCATTGAAGCTACTCATTTAACTTGAAGCTTCTGCTGGGCTCAGATTTGCTCTCACATACATGCATGTCATGATGCAGATGGAGATGTCCTGACGCTCAAAGAAAGCTTACATTATTGTTGAAGCAAGGACAGGCAAGAAGCTGTGAGGTGAGAGACGTTGTGCCCCCATGTCGAGCAATCTGCTGCACCGCCTCATTCGACATTGGAAAGAAATTATTGCGTTGCAGCAGTGCCAGAACAGACTTTATGGTGGAGCATCTGCTGAGCCATGCATCCTACAAACACTAGCAGCTAATGCAACTCCACAGGCAGCAAGCCAAATGCTGAGACATGGGGGCACTGCTCACGTCCTCTTGTCTGTCTCACATGCATGTAGCTTAGTGGGGGCGGCATGTCTTGTTATGTCAGGAGATTGGTTGGCATTCTCTAAAGAGTGAAGAAGGCCTGTGATGGAAGAATACAGCCCAGGCTATAGTCTAAGGGCTTGTGTTACATGTCAGAAGCCATCTGCCCAAGACTGGTGGCTTCCTTCAAGCAGGCGGGACAGGCACACTGCTCCCATTTGGAAAATCCTTAGTTAATAAGGAGGAGGTATTTGCCATTTCTCACCTAATCATTGCTCATTTTATTGAGTGATATGGCGAATATTCTCAATTAATCAAAGTCTGGTATGTGGATCTCAATATTGGTAAGATAGGTTAATGATATCTGTCACATCCATACTAAATCCTCACTAAATGATCGAGCGATTCTTAGCGATATACAATCAGAATCATGTTAAAGAGACCTCTCTCCTGGTAGGATTCAACTATATCTGTTCCATATTTGATACTCGATAGGAGTTCTTATATATGGACATTCGAATACTAGTCACTATTATATATGAGCTCAGTGCAACTTGGGTGGGTGAGATCTCTTAAATATACATAAAGCAGTGATGAAGAATCAACCACCAATTTAAACACCTATAAGCTCAAACTCGAGCAGGATGAAGAATCTAAGACCTAAGGTGGTGAAGATCCTCAAGACCAACTCTAGAAGTGCATTACGGACGCTCTAACCTCTTTCTAGGAGGAAATGAGGCTAACATAGATTGAGAGGGGTGAAGGAAACTAAAGGTTGGTCTAacctaaaagagaaagaagagaaggtgGTGGAAGACATCTTAGACCTTCAAGTAGAGGGTTTGGGTGAAAAATTCTAAAGGCCAAAGGCCTAGAAGACTTGAGAGTTCAAAGGTATTAAGAATTATGACAAGAGAATGAGGCTTAAATACCCCCTTTTATAAGGTTTGAGCACTGTTTGACCTTCATCGCCTAACCCTTGGGTTTGCTCAATGTTTCAACTGATGGGTGATATAGAAGCCCCTAATTAGTAACAAAAGATCGAATGCCAGACTCATGATTTCCTTTGTTGCCTAACGATTTGACAGATGGGTGGCATGAAAGTCCTTTGATTGGCTAGATATGAACAGACATTAGGCTGTGATTTAAATGGTcagaaatcaaatcaaatcaaatctggTACGACAATTGAAATAACTTAAAGGTGATTATAacgtcaaaaaatatatatatataattagatgaCACGATCAAATCTATGTCTCCATTGATATAATCAAATTAAGTCATGAAGCCTCTTCTATCTCCTAAAGTGATTGAATCCATGGAGCATCCTTTTAACTGCTAATGCTATTAAGCTCGATCATAAAACATCTCATACCCAACTAAGAAGCATCATTTTTCTCGCCAAACTCAACTAGGAAGCATCCTCTATCTCTTCGCATTATTAAATCTTATTATTCTTGATACAATCGAACCTAGCCATGATCAAATTAGATGACACGACCAAATCTATGTCTCGATTGACATGATTAAATCAAGTCATGAAGCCTCCTCTATATCCTAAAGTGATTGAATCCAACTATGAAGCATCCTTTTAACTCCTAATGCTATTAAGCTCGACCATGAAACATCCCTTATCTCCTGACCCAACTAGAAAACATTCTTTTTCTTCTAATGTGGCCGAACCCAAGCTAGGAAGTATCGTCTATCTCTTAATACTATTGAACCAAATTACTCTTGACATAATTAAACCAACCATGATATAGTCAAACACATCACATATATCTCTTAATCGAATCTAAGTATAAAGCATCTTTTATCCATTGACTAGGCAAGTCTAATTATGAAGCATTCTCAACTTCCATCATGAAGCATTTTGTGTCACTTGACACAATCGAATCTAACTGTGAAGCATATCTCACTCCCTTTAACGTAATTAAATTATCTATTAAATTTATGTCTCGACACTCTCTATATACTAAAAGTTGAGACAATGTAGAGGATGTGTATGGATGATAGGGGATCTAACATGTGAACAACTGAATGTTATATTACTATCAATTCAACACCAACTCAGACGTTCCATCAGCAGCCTGATATGTCAGCCAAACACCTCATGTGATTAGCATGACAAACGACAACATTAATCATAATGCTCAAACATTCGATTGACTTTTTACATCCGAGTAATATTTGATAATTTCATATAATTATTTCCACTATAAAATGCGACATAAAAAAGCAACTAATTGTAGATAACAACTAATGCCTTGTTATAATTCTTCTAGAttagaataatattttaaaaaattattacatcaaATGATGTTTATGACACTCACCCATTTACTCAAAGCTACGACCTACTATTTGTAAAGCAATACActaaccaaaaacaaaaaaaaaaactctgaatTGTAATATTAATATTCATCTTATGCGTATGATGACTTTATGTATAAGTCTATATAAAATACCGAGTCAAGCGAGCAAAACTCTAATAAATAAGGACTTGCAATATCCATAAATTAAAGCTGCGTAAGCTATACTTTCATGTGTCAGATCGGGCTTTGAATCGAAACAGTCACATGATTTCAATAGCAGGGCCACAGGATCGTTCTGCCCAACCCACTTGCATGCTAAAGGTAATTGATGAGGGCGGCGCCCAACATGCTGTTCATGGGGACCTTTCATCCCACATTGTGGCTTCCTTGATACGCTTGATAAGATCTGT is a window from the Musa acuminata AAA Group cultivar baxijiao chromosome BXJ2-1, Cavendish_Baxijiao_AAA, whole genome shotgun sequence genome containing:
- the LOC103997308 gene encoding transmembrane ascorbate ferrireductase 2 — translated: MGAPVVWFPIVPLIRLTGAAAATFVLIWAVHFRGGLALISDNKDLIFNVHPVLMVIGFILLNGEAILAYKTMPGTKSFKKAVHLSIQFLALCLGLIGTWAALKFHNDKGIDNFYSLHSWLGLACILLFSIQWGMGFATFWYPGGSRSSRAFLLPWHVFFGAYIYALAVVTAITGLLEKATFLQASKTILRYSNEALLINSLGILLVLLGGLVILALVTPGTARSDLQRGNSE